GTGAATCAATATCCAGACCAACCAAGCATCACAATCCTTGTCTAAAAGCATCGGTGTGGGGCAGCCGCAGGGCCATGGCCAAAAACCTTTGCTCTCCCTCTTCTCACTTTATATCCAAACGTAATGCAAGATTCTGAAGATCAAAAAGTGCACTTGCCTCTGTTTATATACTGTCTTGAAATGAAAGCAGAGAAAAGGTAATTTCATAAATGCTTCCTCAACCTACTATGGGGCCTCAGCTGCTCTTTAAATATGCCTAAAAACTAATACAATACAATATGCTAAAACGTCACCGTTCAATTCACTACATAAAGAAATTCTAATACAGCAACTAAAATTACAACAACAACTAAAGAATACAAAACAGAATAAAAGTCTAATACgccccctcaagatggactgTGGATATTCATAACAGCCATCTTGGACAGTAAATGGGACAATTGAGGTGCGGGCAATGGCTTGGTGAATAGATCTGCTAATTGATGAGCAGAACGTATGGGCAGCAATTTGAAGACACCTGCAGCCAGCTTATCCCGAACAAAATGGCAGTCCAACTCGATGTGTTTTGTCCGCTCATGGAAGACCGGGTTCGAAGCAATGTGAACAACAGCCTGGTTATCACAAAATAAAAGAGCAGGAGTGAGAGAAGAAACCTGAAAATCAGCAAGAAGCTGATACAACCAAACGATCTCACTGGTTGTAGCAGCGAGTGCTCGGTATTCAGCCTCAACAGAAGACCGGGAAACTGTTGTTTGCTTCTTAGCTCGCCACGAAATCAATGAATCACCAAGAAAGATACAAAAACCTGTAACTGAGCGCCGAGTATCTAAGCAAGAaccccaatcagcatcagagAACGCCCTGATTTGCAAAGAAGATGAAGTAGAGAAGAACAAACCTTGTCCAGGGGAAGATTTTATATACCTCAACAAATGATGAACAGCATCAAGATGTGGCTTACGGGGTTGTGAGACATATTGGCTTAGCTTGTGAACAGTGTAAGTAATGTCAGGACGTGAGATAGTAAGGTAAAGTAGACGACCTATAAGTCGTCTGTATGCTGAAGCATCTTCTAGTAAATCACCATCAGCAGCAGTAAGTTTAACATTTGGAATCATTGGAACCAAAGCAGGTTTGCTAGACAAAAAAACCTGTATCCTCAAGGATCTGGAGGGCATAATGACGCTGAGACAAGTAAAGACCTCTAGAGGACCGAGCAATTTCAAGACCAATGAAATATTTTAGACGCCCAAGGTCTTTGAGTTTAAATTGACTATTAAGAAAATCCTTAAGGAAGGCAATAGCTACAGAATCAGACCCAGTAAGGATAATATCGTCAACATAAACCAGCAATGCAACAAAAGAAGAACCAGTACCCATTGTAAAAAGGGAATAATCTGACTTAGATTGGAGAAAACCATACTGGATAAGAGCATTAGAAAATTTGGCAAACCATTGCCTAGAAGCTTGCTTTAACCCATAAATGGACTTATGAAACTTACACGCTAGTCTTGCCCCTAGAGGAGCAGCAACTACCTTAGGCTGATACCCAAGTAGAAGATCCATATAAACTTCCCCCATGAAGAAAAGCATTAGTGACATCAAGCTAAATAAGGGACCAACTGTGGACAGCAGCTAGAGCTAAGAGAACCTTGACAGTAACCAACTTAGCAACTGGGGAAAAAGTATCAAAAAAATCTAACCCCTCTTGTTGAGTATACCCCTTTGCTACCAAACGAGCCTTATACCGTTCTATGGAACCATCAAATTTATACTTGATCTTATACACCCACTTACACCCAATGGTATGTTTGTCTGGAGGTAAAGGAATAACAGACCAAGTATGAGTAGAATGCATAGCATCCAACTCTACATTCATGGCATCCTGCCAATGAGCATAGGGCACTGCCTGATGATAAAATTGAGGCTCAAAATTAGAGGAGATATTGAGAATATACTGTCGATGAAAAGAAGACAATGcagaataagaaataaaattgtcTAAGGGATAGGAAGAAGGAGTAGGAGGTGTAGGAATTTGAGTAAGCAAATGACAATGGTAATCCTGAAGATAGGAAGGAGGCCGAGTGACCCTGGTAGATTTGCGAACAGCAGGTTCAAAAGAAACAGAATCAGGTATAGAAGAACCAGAAACCAaggaaggaggagaaagaaCATCATGTCCAGGCTGGGGTAAAACCAAATCCGGGAAGGGGTCCACAATGATAGGAGAAGGATCAAGAGAGTGGAAAGGAAAAACCTGTTCATGGAAGACAACATccctagagaaaaaaaatttcttagagGCAATGTCATAAAGTTTGTAACCTTTGACCCCAGGAGGATAGCCCAAGAATATACAAGCAGTAGCCCTTGGTGTAAATTTGGATCGATGAGAATGTAGAGTGGAGGCAAAACAAAGACAACCAAACACTCTAAAATAGGAGTAATCGACATGTGACTGATATAGAAGCTGATAAGGAGATTGATATCCCAATAAAGAGGCTGGTGTCCTATTTATCAAGAAAGCAACAGTGAGGATGCATTCTCCCCAAAACTAAATAGAAACTTTAGAATGGAAAAGCAATGCCCTAGCCACACTAAGAAGGTGCTGATGCTTACGTTCTACCACTGAATTTTGTTCAGGTCGTTCAACACAAGAAAATTGATGCACCACCCCCCTTTCATTGAAGAAATCATGAAAACTTAACTCTGGAGCATTATCTGATCTAAACTTCTTTACCTTCTTATTAAATTGAGTTTCAACCATAGAAAAGAATCTTGGAATAATATTCTTAGCTTTTGATTTATGTCTCATCAAGAATACCCAAGTGAAGCGGGTGCAATCATCAACAATAGTAAGAAAATACTTGTAACCAGCATGAGTAGGCACATGATAAGGTCCCCATGTATCACAATGAATTAGATCAAAAGCATGCTGAGAAAGATTATTATTAGAGACAAAAGATAGTCTTCTTTGTTTAGCCAAGGGACACACAGAACAAGGCACATTTTCAGCATCTTTATATTTCAACAAACTCTTCAGTTTATCTAGTTTTTGAAAAGAAACATGGCCAAGCCAACTATGCCAAGTATGTTTACTTACAATATGAGCCACAATGGCATGAGAAGTAGAAGAACAATTCAAAAAAGTTACATCAAGCACATATAATCCCCCATGTAGGCTAGCCCTACCAATCATCTTCGAAAGGTGGACAGCCTTAATGTCACAtgaattagagaagaaatgaagacgCACATTAGCCATTTTGACCAGTGCACTTACAGATATCAAGTTAAACTTGAACTGGGGCACATACATAACGTTTTCCAATATTATATGATCACTTAATCGCACAGTACCTATATAAGGGACTAATAACCGAGATTGATCCGGAAGGGTAACAAATATATCCTTGATAGGTCTCATTTCATGAAAACATGATCTATTAAAACAGACATGACTGGTGGCCCCTGAATCTATAATCCAATATTGTGATTGGCTAACTAAAGGATTAAGAGAAAGACTGAGACAAATACCTAATGCTTGATTTTGATGAACATCAGATTCAGCTCTATCTTTAGATGCACCAATGTGGTCATTCAACATACCTAAGAGCTGCTGGTACTGAACAGAACTCAAAGATTGCACAAAATCTCCCACGCCTGGAGTACTTGTAGTATTCTCAGAGACCTGACTTACAATGTTATGACTGGACTGATTAGTAGATTTCAAGAAATATTGTCCATTAGGATTCTTTGATTTCACTTTATACCCCGAGGGATACCCATGTAGTTTATAGCATTTCTCAACTGTGTGTCCATGTAACCCACAATGTGTGCACAATGGCTTATCCTTCTTCTGGAACCTACCTTGACTAGCATTATTATGATCATGTTTAACATGAAACAGAATTGGATCTGCCATATTTTTCATTACAATCCGTTGTTTCTCCTCTTGTGAGATTAATGCAAACACCTTATTTATAGGGGGAAGGGGGTCCATCAATAACAACTGGCCTCTTACTTGAGAGAAGGAATCATGTAAGCCCATAAGAAACGACATAACATATTCAACTTGATGAAAATCAGTAAGAGCCCTAGCACCACCACAAGTACAGGTATTGCAAGTATAGACAGGTCTATAATTTTCCAATTCATCCCATACAGACTTTAATTTGGTGAAGTAGGCACTTACTGATAGGGAACCTTGAGTAAGGTTCATTAACTCACGCCTCAATTGAAAGATCCGCGGCCCATTACCTTGCTGAAATCTCTCCTTTTAAGTCATTCTAGACATCTTGGACCGATTCAAAGAAATGATGCTAGCCGAGATTTCCTTAGAAACAGCATTAAGAATCTGAGATAACCATATTGTTATTTCTAATCCAAGCACTTAAAAGAGAGACATCACCTGATGGACGCTGAATCGCGCCATCTATAAAGCCTAACTTGTTCTTCACAGATAGGGCAATCATCATCGATCGACTCCAAGAGACGTAATTATCGCCTGTCAAAGGCTAAGAAACCAAAGAGAGACCAGGACTATCCGaatgatgtaaaaaaaatgGACTCGAACCATCATCGATGGCGGAGTTAATCCTcgatgaagttgaagagaaatttTTTGTCGCCATAGATCGGAAATCTGTAAGCAACAAATTGAAACGCGAAACAGGAAGAGATCGAAGAAGGAacaatcacacaaaaaaaaatcgcAAGATTAATTGCGACTAGAAACAACAAATCGATCACGGTTTGTCGAACAAAAAGAATCGCTAATGAACGGAAGAAATCAGCAAATCTCTGAACAAGAAGAGATTTGCACCATCACTGAGGAAGAAACACATATGGCGACAAAATCAATGGAGAACACCAATAGAAGCAGACGCAGAAGCGATAAGAAACCCTAGGGTGCtctgatgctctgataccatcttgAAATGAAAGCAGAGAAAAGGTAATTTGATAAATGCTTCCTCGACCTACTGTGGGGCCTCAGCTGCTCTTTAAATATGCCTAAAAACTAATACAATACAATATGCTAAAACGTCACCGTTCAGTTCACTAcataaagaaatgaaattctaaTACAGCAACAACTAAAGAATACAAAACAGAATAAAAGTCTAATATACTGAATAATTGCACCTGAATTATATTTCACTTAAACCTCGACAACAATAAGATTATTACAATTAACAATTAATTTGCTTTGCATCGGTACTTAAACATTGAAGAGGGGGGAATTctattgcatatatataatgatataaaTTAAACAGCCAAAGCGTTTAAGAAAACAAGCTATTTGGTACACATCGAACATACTCAAGGAAGCCAAAGTTATTCTCTCTATGTGCCTCAAAGATATCGCCAAGCCCACCCTTGAGTGCCAACTTCTGGCATTACATTTCTTCGCCTATTTTCAGTGACCGTTGGCCAGTGACCTGTTCTCGGTCATGGCTCCGACAGCTTTCTTCGCGTAAAACCTCCGGTACATGGAGTCAACTTCCGTCAGATAATAGGTTCCTGGAGCTAGAAGGCTGCAGTCCTTGCTGGTCACAAAGTCCTTGGCCCCATACCTATGTTCCATCAACTTCATTGTTTCGACAAATTTTTCTGGAGGGAACTGCACAGGGAAGTACAATAAATTAAGTTTTCATTATACTATGTGAGATTAGCTACATTAATTCTAATTagtcaatcatttctatctttGATCTTAACTTCCAACTAAAGGAAAACATTTATCAGAAAATATATGAGCTTAATGGGAACCAGATCCTTTGCAGCTAACCAAACGTCGTACTATTCTAGGTTTTGAAGATTGGCAAACTTTCTGGGCTATGAAGTTAACCTAAGATGGAGAAAGAAGGATACCTCGTGCCTCGATTTCAACTTCTTATCAACATTCATCACAGAAACAATGTTCGACAAGCTAAAAGGATGTTGACCATCACGAAGATGGAAGGAAAATATAGTGGCAGTTAAACCGCTACCATATGAGAACATCACCACTCGCTGTCCTGCCTGCAAGTAAGACAAGCAAATACCACATTAGAATGAAGATGCTTTAAGCACCACAATAAAGCCCAACTGGAGGACCAGTTTAAGTGATTTACCAATGAGTTGTGCTTGTTGTGGAGAAGAGAAGCTAACGCTGCATACAGAGATGCAGTGTACATGTTGCCAACTTGCTTTGGTATCAATGTGGTTGGTTGGACCTTCACATCATACAATGGCTTTGCGGCTTGCTGGGTTGCCTGCCATATCATTGGCATTAAGTATTCATCAGCTAGATAATCAAATCAGAGGTAGTACGAATTGATAAGAGCAAAGCATTCATTTGGTTCGATTTACCCTCTAGGCATCATAGCATTGTATGATTCAATTTGTTTGTCTTATTGGTCAGGAAATTTTTACACACTAGGCATAATGGATTCAAGAGAACATAAATATGGTTTGGGAGTCGAAACAGACCTTCTCAAGATCACGGCTTTGGTAGCTTTCATCCCCAGTTAGAGTTGAAAATGGAGCTAGCTTTTCTTTAGCAGCAGCATCAATAAAGctgcaataaaaaataaatatacatcaaATGGGCAGAAGAATTGGCAACTTAATACGTTTTGCTTTAAAGATATGAAGAGATAAAAGAACCTTGCATTCCTCAAGTAATCATTGAACAATAACCGTGCAAAACTTTTCTGAACAAGCTGCAGTAATTCAAGTAAAAATCAGCCTTACTACTTTGGAATCAGTCTTAccattttgaaagagaaattatgtTTAGAAGGTTTAGATAAACTACCTTGTTGTATGGTGAAtgaaacacaaaataatcacCATCAGCAACTGAAAATTGCTTGCCCTCCAGTTTCTCATACCTATACATACACTAACAGTGAGGCATTCATATCGAACAATCAATTCAAGGATATTGAACCTATAACAATGTCTCCTGATATTTTGAAAGCAGCTTACTTATGGCAGAAACGTTTGTAGCAAGAATCAAGAGCCATGAGATAGCAAGTCTGTGAAAGCTTCCCATCGACAACCTAAATAAGTAATTGTTGCATATGAGAATTAAGCTTGACAAACGAGAAACATtcaacatattaataaataaagattgCACAACAAACAGCCACAACTCTAGTTCCATTGATACTTCCTTAATGCTTAAATTCTGACTTCTTTCTCTGTGCACATAACATCTTACAGAAGCACCAGGCATGGAAGAAAACCATGAGTGTAAAGGATGGGAATATAGAAAGGTATTGCAGAATTTCCTCCTCTTGACATCAGAAACTTTAGGacaaatttaaagagaaaaatgacCAATAGTGTTTTATGCTGGCAAATGTTTCAAAGAATCCTCTGTTTTACTGAAAAAATTGTTAGGTAAAACAAGCACAATGATATAAATGACAAGAGATAGCAAGACAGATTGACATATTAGATTAGACTAGACCCCATTCAGGGTCCATAATTTTGTGTGTTATTCTAGGTTAAGTTCCTTGTAGCAGAATATAGAGCATATAGAATTCCACAGATATTTCTCCACTTGACATGGGGATGCAGAACAGCCAGAATTTTGTGCAtgtgtgggtgggtgggtgggtgggtgtgtgtgtgtgagagagagagagagagggcgagagagagagagaatcaattTGAATTCAACATCAATCAAAAGCCAATCTTTGATTGCATCATAAGCCTAAAAGATATTACTCTAGTTAAAGTTATGCTAATagaacaaataaaagataaaatctaaaaaaataagaacaaatcaaaataactaaatatccCATCACATGGCCAGAAAAGTACAGCGTGAAGTTCTTTCAGTTTCCAGTTAACATGAAAAACAATCTTCAGCACAACATGCAGAACATTGAAAACAGTTAAAATCAACTACTAATACTACACATTCCATTTCTGCTGTCATGTTATCCTGCATGGACTTCTGAGTACACAAACAATGCAGTAAAACACCAAAGCCTTATGAAGCAAGATAAAAGTCAATTTATGAGAATTACCGGATATTCACTTGCAAGGTTGGGCTTGTAAAAATCATAGGCATGAGACATATGACTTGCCCTGAATTTGCTTTCAAATGCTATAGGAGCATCAGGCCCTATAAGCATGGCAATAGCAGCTGCTCCACCTGTAGGTCGAGCTGGTCCCTTTGCATAGACCtgttaaatgaaaaataatatccaACTCAGGTAATTGATCAACAATGGCTAATCTTGGTCGTGGTTGTCCCATATTGCATTGTTCTTATGCTTCAAAATTCAGGCAAGCTTTTATGGATAATCCAAGTTCTAATTGagaaaattgttaaaaatttaaGGAAATGATCATACCGCACTATCCGTGCACACTACAAGTCCATAGCGTCCATCCCATGAATTACTTTCCACCCAATTGACACAGTTGAGTAGAGCTGCAGTTCCTCCATAGCAAGCATTGGTTGAGTCCACACCTTCAATGTCAGTATTTCCACTTTCCTGGTTGTTTCAAATGAAAAGTGGAGCAGAATAAATGTGGGCAACAGAATCAAAATGAGACAAGCTGACTAGCACATCAGAAAATTAGCAAAGTAAAAATTTATGGCCTAAGAAGGAAGGCAGGCTATTTAGAAATGGTCATCCAACCTAAAGACCTCCTCATAAAATAGTGAAATGGTGTAGAAAAAAGTTCACAGAACTGAACCTAACAAATATAACTGCCTTATAAATCAGATGTTTTACTGCTAGAGCAAGAAACAAATGGGTAAAACTAGTTGGTAATTTGATTTATGCAACCATCTAGTGCCCTTAATCAATAGAGACTCAACCAATAGAGTCACAACCCAAGAATCTAATCACACCTTTTCAAACAGCGAGACAGGTgacaatttcaaaagaaaataaagtcaCTAGCATTACAAGAAGGTTTGATACCTCAAATACTTGCATCAGGAAAGTCTTAATAGACTTGCTCTTGTCTATAACAGTCTCACTGCCAACTTCAAGCCGGCCAATTTGTTTTGGATCAATTTTATACTTCTGAAGGAGGGAAGTAACGGCTGTCAAACTGAAAACCATAGAGTTAATAAAATGTGCAAactatcaaaatatttatatttctaattattcAAAGAGCTTCCTATACATACAGAAAGCCAACCGTGAATATATCTAAATTAATAGTTCAAGTAACGCAAGATGAAAAAAGGCTACCTTCATGTGTCGAAAGCAAACAGGATTCTACTAAAATTATCATCTTAGacaaatacaataaaacaaaattagaaaCTGAACTACATTACTCCACATGTTAACATGTAACAAAAGTCAGTTATAATCTATTAATTCCAAAAAGATATTAAGAAAGAGAGATTTTTAAGATCTGAATGATGAGAAAGCAGAAGTATGAATCATTGCGGACTATTGAACTCTCAAAGTACAGCAcgaattttcttaaaatcatatcaaacatttatataaatttaagtagATTAAACAGGGTAGGTTAGTTTCATTTGTTAGAAGGGAAAACAGTCTGTCAAGATATATCTCCATCAAAAGATCGTTAGAGACTTTAGGCTATGTCACGAACATGTGAAATATCTGAAGCAAAATGaagtaaaaatttcattttattggAAGCCACAAGGACAGCAATGCTCGGATGAAAATTTCTAACCTCATGGAGATGACATCTTCTACTTCTGTACAGAATGCCATACAATCCTGTCCAAGTCCAATTGTGTATTTCCCTTTGCTTACCTCATCATGGACCTCCAAAACTTCCTGTACATAAAACTCAAAGTTAAATCAGAATTTCCATCCATGATGCACTGTCCTCGACATTGTTTATAATTTCGAAGTATGTAATTAGAAAAGGCCAGTAAGATTTAGagaagaaaacagttgcaataGGAACTCCACTTTCACCAGAAGGATGTGAAAATAGAAGTTTAGGTTGAGGATGAATTTAGTATCATAAACACACGGTCCTAGAAAATAGATCCAGCAGTTAACGGAAGGCCCATGGCTAACAAAAATATCTGAAATTTTTTACTTCAAACGTGGATCCAATCCCTAACGCCATAAACTACAAATTAATGGTATGCAAAAAACCATATATTCAACtggaaaataaaacaaggcGGCATACAACAACAGGAACAAATGCCACCGCCACCGCCGCGAAAACCACATAACACATACTATACACgcgcatgcatgcatgtattgGTGTCCTAAATTTGattaagatttgaaaatagGCCATTTCATGGTTTTCCTCACCAAAACATGGAAATCAAGATGGAGAGAGCCTTACAGGGGAGTCTCAAAACATAGTTTCCTCATAGTAAACTTCCAAATCGTATTTCCAGGTCATCTCAACTTGATTATTCCcaatagagaaaaaagaaatagtttCAATTTTCGAAAAAGCTACTTTAACCGGACGGTGCGAACAGCCACAAAAGCTTCTGTCCTAAATCCCCAAAGCAGACCTCAATGAGCAAGCAATTGATATGTATTCGTGAGCTAGTGCGTGTTTCGAAATCTCAGGCAcggagagagaggaagaggattTATGATCGAATCAAAAAGCGATGTTGGACAGATGAGAATCGTTTTACCTGCTGGATACAAGTAGGAGGGAAGTAGATTTCCATGGCGAGAATTCCAACATTTTTCTGCTGCGAAGCCATGTCCGGATTCTCCCCGCCTTTCTCCGCTCTATTTCCCTCAAACTCCCGACAAACAAACAGATCAAGACGGAGAGATGCAAAATTGAAGTGAGAAAGTCCTGCAAAATCGGCAAGAACAAGAGTGAGAGCGGGCCGCGTGACAGCCTCACATCCTTCGGTTGGTTATTTATAGGGGAAATGAAGTCGCGAACCAAGTCCAGTGCAGGCACCGTGAATTCACAACCCCCAGATACAAGTTTGCCCCCCAATTTCTGCATTATTTACATCTCCTGCCACCACCACAAACCGAAGTCCAGTGAAGAGCATCCTGGATTCATTCAGGCCTCGTAATCCACCATGGGAGATGCTCCAACGACGGCGACTGTCACATTCTTCTCCTCACAGACATTTTATCAATTTCCCCCTTTTTACCATGTTTTCAAAGTTGCCTTCGAACACGTCcttccaaaatttcaaatttatataactattaaaaatataatcgagatttcaaatatttaaaataataatatttctaactctctatttgataattaaatatttttataagcaTAAGACTGtaaatcttttatttaatttagtttatgaaaacaaaaaggagataaaaagagttaaaactcaaatcaaatcaaatcaagcaTCCGTCCACCGACTGCAATTTTGTTTTCGAGCATGACAAGGCATTACCATTAATAGAacctattaattaatttattaaattggttGATGCACGCATTCACTCTCACCTACCTATCTGtcactcttttcttttctttttttcatttagaaTATCTGAATTTTACCTAACTAATTCTAAAAAACGAGTGACGTTCTTTTCTAATAcactctaaataaatttaaatacagATACAATCTATGCACacttaaaactaaatatttgacGTAAATAAATTTGGATGCGACACCAACCCATTGCTCTTATTTCTTCGACTTCCTCAACTTTGACTTAACATTCAAAATGCCCCACCCATTTAAATCCACCTGTTTTGGAGGttatattaatgtaattttcaaattaaaaaaaaaaaagaaattgacagCGAAAAGTTGGCTATTTGCAGTGCAGGGAGAGAaataaagatttcaaataaatgAGCTGAAaagaaagttaattttaatattgtttTACATAACACAAGTTTATTGAAATTGCACTAATTATCTTTCCTCTCTATTGTTAACAAGCGATTGGTTAAGTctctgtaaatttaaaaaatgtcctCCTCCTCCGCTCTTTTCTAAATACAGAGACATAATCCTAACCAATTGGTAAGTCTTTTGGATGAGCCATTTTTGGCATCAAAACTTTACTTTTCCCATAAGTTCAGATAAACGTTTGCCTGAAAGAAAAGTCCTTTACGTCTTTCTTtgctaattaataattaaacgaatttttttatcaactgttttatattaaattagttattcttaaaatttaaataagctATTTAGGCTCCTATGTCTTGaagaatatatcaaaatatcttattttgatattatcaagaattaatatcatatttttcattaatattatcaaaatatctaatttggtcacatttttaaattatgtcatgtcttattcaattaattcatcatttttaaattatgtcacTTAATTGAGAACAACATGTCAGAAATTAATAGTCCATTTAAGTAATAAACTGCTGATAATACATatttgatataaattaaaagtctagacttaatattaaaaaaattaaaaatttaacatataattaaaaatatagaaaatatttattttttataattattaagtCATGGACAAAAGtctattaaaaattcaaaagcctaaaatagttttttggacTAAAAGGTATAAATTTCTCATATGTGGAATTTCATGCAAACACGCAAACtcgataattttaaaattcaaaaatctcttCAAACATTACAAGAAAATAGTAAGTAATTATTCATatagaattctaattttaaaaggaTTTCGGAATATTAAGATAAACATCATGCATAAAAATCTTTATCTTAATGGGTTCCAAAATGTCATAATCCTAATTCTaacaagattaaaaaaaatcaagataagcgTTCTCTATAATAATCTCAATATcagattaattaaaattatttcatatttatctataaataaacaaacactcattttaaaaaatgtacgCCTCTGATACTGGTTTCaatattacatttattattttcagtgtctaatttaagcattggaaTGTTTGTGCGAAATTCTCTTTGCGTCCTCTGACTGTTTCTTTTTTGCAAGTTGAAGCGActtaacgacaatatttccatTCAAAATA
The Diospyros lotus cultivar Yz01 chromosome 12, ASM1463336v1, whole genome shotgun sequence DNA segment above includes these coding regions:
- the LOC127787321 gene encoding hydroxymethylglutaryl-CoA synthase-like, with the protein product MASQQKNVGILAMEIYFPPTCIQQEVLEVHDEVSKGKYTIGLGQDCMAFCTEVEDVISMSLTAVTSLLQKYKIDPKQIGRLEVGSETVIDKSKSIKTFLMQVFEESGNTDIEGVDSTNACYGGTAALLNCVNWVESNSWDGRYGLVVCTDSAVYAKGPARPTGGAAAIAMLIGPDAPIAFESKFRASHMSHAYDFYKPNLASEYPVVDGKLSQTCYLMALDSCYKRFCHKYEKLEGKQFSVADGDYFVFHSPYNKLVQKSFARLLFNDYLRNASFIDAAAKEKLAPFSTLTGDESYQSRDLEKATQQAAKPLYDVKVQPTTLIPKQVGNMYTASLYAALASLLHNKHNSLAGQRVVMFSYGSGLTATIFSFHLRDGQHPFSLSNIVSVMNVDKKLKSRHEFPPEKFVETMKLMEHRYGAKDFVTSKDCSLLAPGTYYLTEVDSMYRRFYAKKAVGAMTENRSLANGH